One part of the Sebastes fasciatus isolate fSebFas1 chromosome 8, fSebFas1.pri, whole genome shotgun sequence genome encodes these proteins:
- the gnas gene encoding guanine nucleotide-binding protein G(s) subunit alpha yields the protein MGCLGNSKTEDQRNEEKAQREANKKIEKQLQKDKQIYRATHRLLLLGAGESGKSTIVKQMRILHVNGFNAEEKKQKIHDIKNNIKEAIETIVTAMSTLAPPVQLACPQNQYRIEYVLNLVSQKDFEFPSEFYDHAKTLWQDEGVRACYERSNEYQLIDCAQYFLDKIDIVKQNDYTPTDQDLLRCRVLTSGIFETRFQVDKVNFHMFDVGGQRDERRKWIQCFNDVTAIIFVVASSSYNMVIREDNQTNRLQEALNLFKNIWNNRWLRTISVILFLNKQDLLAEKVLAGKSKIEEYFPEFARYTTPDDATPEPGEDPRVTRAKYFIRDEFLRISTASGDGRHYCYPHFTCAVDTENIRRVFNDCRDIIQRMHLRQYELL from the exons ATGGGTTGTTTGGGCAACAGTAAGACCGAAGACCAGAGAAATGAGGAGAAGGCACAAAGAGAAGCAAACAAAAAGATAGAGAAGCAGCTCCAAAAAGACAAACAGATATACAGAGCAACACACAGACTACTGCTATTAG gaGCTGGAGAGTCAGGAAAGAGCACCATAGTGAAACAGATGAGGATACTACATGTCAACGGCTTCAATGCAGA agagaagaagcagaaaatTCACGACATCAAGAATAATATTAAAGAGGCCATTGAG aCCATAGTAACGGCTATGAGCACCCTGGCTCCACCGGTGCAGCTGGCGTGCCCACAGAACCAGTACCGGATCGAATACGTCCTCAACCTCGTCAGCCAGAAGGACTTTGAGTTTCCATCT GAGTTTTACGACCATGCGAAGACGCTGTGGCAGGATGAGGGGGTCAGGGCGTGCTACGAGAGATCCAACGAGTACCAGCTAATCGACTGTGCACAATA CTTTCTAGACAAGATTGACATTGTGAAACAGAATGACTACACTCCAACAGATCAG gaTTTGCTGCGGTGCAGAGTTCTGACTTCAGGTATCTTTGAGACAAGATTCCAAGTGGACAAAGTTAATTTCCA TATGTTTGATGTTGGCGGTCAGAGAGACGAACGCAGGAAATGGATTCAGTGCTTTAACG ATGTAACGGCCATCATCTTCGTGGTGGCCAGTAGCAGTTACAACATGGTGATCAGAGAGGACAATCAGACCAACCGTTTACAGGAGGCCCTCAACCTCTTCAAGAACATCTGGAACAACAG GTGGCTGCGGACCATTTCTGTCATCTTGTTCCTAAATAAACAGGACCTGTTAGCAGAGAAGGTGCTGGCAGGGAAGTCCAAAATCGAGGAATACTTTCCTGAATTTGCTCGCTACACCACACCTGACGATG cGACACCAGAGCCGGGAGAAGATCCACGTGTTACACGAGCAAAGTACTTCATAAGAGATGAATTCCTG AGGATCAGCACAGCAAGCGGGGACGGGAGGCACTACTGTTACCCCCACTTCACCTGCGCCGTCGACACAGAAAACATCCGCCGCGTCTTCAACGACTGTCGAGACATCATCCAGAGGATGCACCTGCGGCAGTACGAGCTGTTGtga